The Liolophura sinensis isolate JHLJ2023 chromosome 6, CUHK_Ljap_v2, whole genome shotgun sequence genomic sequence TGATGTTTAGTAATGAACTTTCATAGAGGTTATTCTATTCGGCATGTTGCGTGTATAAGTGTGTAAACTCTCTGTGAGTTTAGGTCTAACTCACGCTGTCTTCATCTCCAACCGTAGGCCTGCGTGGAAAGGTGTCCTTCAAACTTCATGCTGTCcttcaggccttcccacgtacgaccagagaagaagccagcatgagttcagcattaaggggaagtgcaacgactggttgacccgtatcagtataagggCTCGGGtgaggcagcttacttgccttcggcaagtcgtctcaTGGAGACGCTCTTGATAaggtgggaaggcctggcagcaatgCCAgtatggtcgcgggtttccctgAGGCTCTGCCCGACgtcatcccaccataatactggtcgccgtcgtgtaagtgaaatatttttgagtacggcgaaaaacacaaatcagttaaataaatagatcaaatgGTCGAAGGTTTTATACCAAGCCCATTTCAAGCCCAAATGAGAGAATCATTTAACTGACAGACAGTTAGGTGAAACATTTTTGCATGCATGGAGATATACAATAGTCAGATAATATACATCCGTGTTTTCTGTATTTGACAACAACTTTATGAGCAAAGGGTTTACCGCCGATACACCTGTGCGGTAAGTTAACTGAAATACTGGCAATGCAAAAGTGTGCAACATGGAGATTAGCGACGACATTGTGGTATATATGGTCAtatgtaaccgatgaaatccggAATACAATACAAcgacccccccacccccacccccacccccacacaccaCGACTAATGTAGAATAAAAGGTAAACAacaatgctgtgatgttaataacggtttattagacgtcacttttACAGAATCACTCAAAAATGATGTTATTGcatataataaacaataacatgaaaacaatgcaatacAAAGGCTCTACCCAAACAACATCGATCTATGCATCAGTACTCAGGCAACTGAAACGGACATGCACTtgcctttgttttattttcagcatggggatatacacatatgtatgcaaCACACACTGCTAACTGGAACGTTAATATATTGCACAGACGAATAGACAACAATTATATTCCGGATAGTAGATTACAAAATAGACGTCGATACCACGAGGCTCTGTGGTTACTATGACTATTTTTAAACATCGaaatatctatttgattggtgttttacgccgaactcaagaatatttcacttatacaatggcggccagcattatggtgggaggaaaccaggcacagcacggggaaaacccacgaccatacgcaagTTGCTCGCAGAAATTCTTatgtacggcgggagaggaaaccagcatgagctggacttgaactcacaacaaccgcattgatgagaggcttcagggtcattacgctgcgctggagcaaaaaccaactgagtcacggaggccccaacatcGAAATGAAAATCTTAATCGTAATTATACCATAAATATTCGTGTattagatttatatatatatatatatatatatatatatatatatatatatatatatatatatatatataaaatgttaaaaggCTGCCCCCATTGTTCGTGTATATAACCTTGATATACGTCATATTTGCATGATGGTAAGTGTCAGACGATGGTCTTGAGGCCGATTGCAAATACCCTCTTACACTGGTCGTAAACATCTTATCTTCAACCAATAAGATACCATAGGATTCCCTAGGAAAGTTTTTTAGTAACTCACCGGGAATCACTGACTGACATCGTATACTTAATGAATGTACAAACTGTTGAATATGTCGTGAAAGAAATGTCAAATACATATAGCGACTGGAAGAGAAACCCCGTTGCATGTACGTTTAGGTTACACTGACTGTTGGATGTTTCTATTTCACCTGTGTTATGAAGACAGGTCGATGTTCCGGGTTGGAAGATGAAAAATGGCGCACGAGATCAAGGACGAAAGACTCTCGGCTTATGAAGTTTTCTAACTTGTTAGACAACTCCTGGAAAATCTTTTGGATCTTTCCGTCGTTGCTGAGACCTACTGACCCGTAAAACACCTTTAATTCTTCAAAAGATATCTGCCCGTCGCCATTTAGGTCCATACTATCAAACAGGTCGCTGGCCCATGCGCGGAGCAGCCGGGCGTAACTCTCCGTGTCTCGACAAAATTCGGCACAAG encodes the following:
- the LOC135467544 gene encoding luciferin-binding protein-like, which translates into the protein MASEYPQFMVDKWKLAFQFFDVSGDGLMTKQDLEQIADYISMKTGASPEKAAQTRQEWVKWIKYLQPDPLVQVNEDRWITTCAEFCRDTESYARLLRAWASDLFDSMDLNGDGQISFEELKVFYGSVGLSNDGKIQKIFQELSNKLENFISRESFVLDLVRHFSSSNPEHRPVFITQVK